Genomic DNA from Nitrospira sp.:
TCATGCTGTTTCCATTTGTGTGGGAAATGGTCTGGGCATCGCTGCATGACTATCAACGGGAACGGGTCATGGCCTTTGTGGATCCGGACTATGATCCGGGCGGCAAGGGCTATCACGCGCTGCAATCGCGAATTGCCATTGGTTCCGGGGAGCTGTCGGGGAAGGGACTGTACGGTGGCACACAAAGCCAGCTGAAGTTTCTGCCTGAAGGCCATACCGATTTTGTATTTGCCGTGTATGCGGAGGAATGGGGCTTTGTTGGAGTCTTAGTCTTGTTGGCCTTGTTTATCGCGCTGATATGGGTGTCATTGGAAATTGCCGCGCGTGCGAAGGATACGTTGGGAGCGTTACTCGCGGCAGGAGTCGTTGCCATGCTGTGTTTTTGCGTGGTGGTCAATATCGGCATGACTGCGGGGATGTTCCCTATCGTAGGAATTCCGCTTCCTCTCGTGAGTTATGGAGGCAGCGCGACCATCATGACGATGGCGTCACTGGGTCTGTTGTTGAACGTGAAGCGACGTCGGTTGAGCCTGTTCTACTAGACAATGCCTGGACAGGGGCCGACTTGTTGTGAAATAACCATCTGAACCAGATCGGCGCTGGAACGACAGCGAGACGAGAGAACCCGGACATCCGTCCGCGTGCGTCTGCCGATCCGATCGATCTGGGGTTAAAGGAGCGTGTATGGGTGTGGAGATCGCAATCAGTATCGCGCGGGAAGAAACCCGCGTCGCGGTGTTGGACAACGGTACGGTCACAGACTTGTATGGTGATCGTGCGAAGGACCAAGACTACGTCGGCAACATTTATAAGGGCCGGGTGGCGAAAGTGCTGCCGGGCATGCAGGCGGCCTTCATCGATATCGGGCTGGAGAAGGCGGCGTTTATGCACGTCTCCGATCTGTCGATGGATGTCGAGCCTGGTGACACCCTCGTGGAGGGTGATGATGAAGATAATAAAGATTCGGAAGTTCCCAAACCCAAGCGGCAAAGTTCCAAGCCCATCGAAGAGTTGCTCTCTGAGGGGCAGGAGCTGATGGTGCAGATTTCCAAAGGCCCGATCGGCACGAAGGGGTCGCGCGTCACGACCTATGTCTCGCTGCCGGGCCGATACCTGGTATTTATGCCGACCGTGGAGCATATCGGTGTGTCTCGACGGATTCCTCGCGACGAGGAACGAGCACGATTGAAAGAGATCATGAAGCGGGCCCGTCGGCCGGGGTACGGCTACATTGTCCGCACGGTCAGCGAAGGGGTCAAGGAAGAAGATTTGCGCTCCGACATCGAGTTTCTCCATGTCTTGTGGCAGGACATCTTGACGAAACGTGACCAGCAGCCAGCTCCCAGCCTGCTTCACAGCGATTTGAGCCTGAGCTTTCGTGTCGTGCGGGACCTCTTCGGTCGGCGTGTCGATCGATTGCTGATCGATTCACGAGACGAATACAACGCGATTAAAGGATTCGTGCAGCGGTTTTCTCCGGAACAAACCTCGCGTATCCATTTTTACGACAAAGAAGAAAGCCTGTTCGACTATCTCGGTGTCGAGCAGGAAATCGCTC
This window encodes:
- a CDS encoding Rne/Rng family ribonuclease — its product is MGVEIAISIAREETRVAVLDNGTVTDLYGDRAKDQDYVGNIYKGRVAKVLPGMQAAFIDIGLEKAAFMHVSDLSMDVEPGDTLVEGDDEDNKDSEVPKPKRQSSKPIEELLSEGQELMVQISKGPIGTKGSRVTTYVSLPGRYLVFMPTVEHIGVSRRIPRDEERARLKEIMKRARRPGYGYIVRTVSEGVKEEDLRSDIEFLHVLWQDILTKRDQQPAPSLLHSDLSLSFRVVRDLFGRRVDRLLIDSRDEYNAIKGFVQRFSPEQTSRIHFYDKEESLFDYLGVEQEIARAMSRKVWLKSGGYLVIDHTEAMTVIDVNTGRFVGKRDQEETILRNNLEAAREIAYQVKLRGIGGIIIVDFIDMEREKNRDKVYHALVDAMASDKARTRISRVSDLGLIEISRERVREDLLRSLSEPCHYCDGRGYTKSPMSVAYEIFREVRRLGHEIEQQRVVVGAHPAVALLLQEQELSGVEDLERRYNAKILVTPDDRLHLEQFDLVVM